A window from Haloarchaeobius amylolyticus encodes these proteins:
- a CDS encoding helix-turn-helix domain-containing protein, whose protein sequence is MTSGMSSNTKQDGTLTDAQRELLRSAVSEGYFKVPREVSLVELAELNDISDRELSQELRRGLDVVVRDATLED, encoded by the coding sequence GTGACTTCCGGGATGTCTTCGAACACGAAGCAGGACGGAACCCTGACCGACGCCCAGCGGGAACTCCTCAGGAGTGCGGTCAGCGAGGGGTACTTCAAAGTGCCACGTGAGGTATCGCTGGTCGAACTAGCAGAGCTCAACGATATCTCGGATAGAGAGCTGTCCCAGGAACTCAGACGCGGGCTGGACGTGGTCGTCCGGGACGCTACCCTCGAGGACTGA